Proteins co-encoded in one Streptomyces sp. SLBN-31 genomic window:
- a CDS encoding FAD/NAD(P)-binding protein, with the protein MTAVPVPHRVVARRPETADTVTLRFEPVGRPLPDFLPGQFAMVHAFGRGEIPVSVSSVQATGGLAHTVRSVGAVSDGLCAVRVGDVVGIRGPYGTSWELERARGRDVVIVAGGIGFAPLRPLILGALAEPEAYRRINVLIGARTPSDLIARAEVASWATAYTGVTVDQPEPDWRGDVGVVTQLLGRAHFEPEETTAFVCGPEPMIRATARELIQHGVPHDRVQVSLERNMRCATGHCGHCQLGPVLVCQAGPVVDWAQAEPLLAVREL; encoded by the coding sequence ATGACCGCCGTGCCGGTCCCCCATCGCGTGGTCGCCCGCCGCCCGGAGACCGCGGACACGGTCACGCTGCGCTTCGAGCCGGTCGGCCGCCCGCTCCCGGACTTCCTGCCGGGACAGTTCGCGATGGTCCACGCCTTCGGCCGCGGCGAGATCCCGGTGTCGGTGAGCTCGGTGCAGGCCACGGGCGGGCTCGCGCACACCGTGCGGTCGGTCGGCGCGGTCTCCGACGGGCTGTGCGCGGTCCGGGTCGGCGACGTCGTGGGCATCCGCGGGCCGTACGGCACGAGCTGGGAGCTGGAGCGGGCCCGCGGGCGGGACGTGGTGATCGTGGCGGGCGGCATCGGCTTCGCCCCGCTGCGCCCGCTGATCCTGGGCGCGCTGGCCGAGCCGGAGGCGTACCGGCGCATCAACGTCCTGATCGGGGCGCGCACCCCGAGCGATCTCATCGCCCGCGCCGAGGTGGCGAGCTGGGCCACGGCGTACACCGGGGTGACGGTGGACCAGCCCGAGCCGGACTGGCGCGGGGACGTCGGCGTGGTCACCCAGCTGCTGGGGCGGGCCCACTTCGAGCCGGAGGAGACGACGGCGTTCGTGTGCGGGCCCGAGCCGATGATCCGGGCCACCGCACGCGAACTGATCCAGCACGGCGTGCCCCACGACCGTGTGCAGGTCTCGCTGGAACGCAACATGCGCTGCGCGACCGGGCACTGCGGGCACTGCCAGCTGGGCCCCGTGCTGGTGTGCCAGGCCGGCCCCGTCGTGGACTGGGCGCAGGCCGAACCCCTGCTCGCGGTAAGGGAGTTGTGA
- a CDS encoding oxidoreductase encodes MAPKLAVFKLASCDGCQLTLLDCEDELLALAGEVEIAHFLEATSTVQPGPYDLSLVEGSVTTPSDAERIRQIRAASRHLVTIGACATAGGIQALRNFADVDEYRRTVYAHPEYIETLATSTPVSAHVDVDFELRGCPIDRRQLIEVLTAFLAGRKPDIPDHSVCFECKRRGTVCVTVAHGTPCLGPVTHAGCGALCPAYHRGCFGCFGPSGSVNLPALIPVLRRDGMDDDAVERFLHTFNAPAFEKEMGK; translated from the coding sequence ATGGCACCGAAACTCGCGGTGTTCAAGCTGGCCTCCTGCGACGGCTGTCAGCTCACCCTGCTGGACTGCGAGGACGAACTCCTCGCGCTGGCCGGCGAGGTCGAGATCGCGCACTTCCTGGAGGCCACCAGCACGGTGCAGCCGGGCCCGTACGACCTGTCCCTGGTCGAGGGCTCGGTCACCACGCCGTCCGACGCCGAGCGCATCCGGCAGATCCGGGCCGCCTCCCGGCACCTGGTGACCATCGGCGCGTGCGCGACCGCGGGCGGCATCCAGGCCCTGCGCAACTTCGCGGACGTCGACGAGTACCGGCGCACCGTCTACGCGCACCCCGAGTACATCGAGACGCTCGCCACCTCCACCCCCGTCTCGGCCCATGTGGACGTCGACTTCGAGCTGCGCGGCTGTCCGATCGACCGGCGCCAGCTCATCGAGGTGCTCACCGCGTTCCTGGCCGGCCGCAAGCCGGACATCCCCGACCACAGCGTGTGCTTCGAGTGCAAGCGGCGCGGCACGGTCTGCGTGACCGTCGCGCACGGCACGCCCTGTCTGGGCCCGGTCACGCACGCCGGCTGCGGGGCACTGTGCCCGGCGTACCACCGCGGCTGCTTCGGCTGCTTCGGCCCGTCCGGCTCGGTGAACCTGCCCGCGCTGATCCCCGTGCTGCGCCGCGACGGTATGGACGACGACGCCGTGGAGCGCTTCCTGCACACCTTCAACGCCCCCGCGTTCGAAAAGGAGATGGGCAAGTGA
- a CDS encoding Ni/Fe hydrogenase subunit alpha: MTHRGSRVLHVGSLSRVEGEGALRLHVHDRTVTEARLEIYEPPRFFEAFLRGRSYTEPPDITARVCGICPVAYQMSACAAIEDACGVEVDPAIRDLRRLLYCGEWIESQALHIYLLHAPDFLGHPSAIDLARTHRAEVERGLRLKKAGNDIMELVGGRAVHPINVRLGGFHRAPARTELRPLREELQRALDDAWETVRWVAGFDFPEARTDADLLALAEADTYAIEGGTPTVLRADGSRGSFPVGQFTDHVSETHVAHSTALHSRLDGRLHLTGSLARFAVSGSLLSPVALEAAVAAGLGDPREGAVCRNPFRSILVRAVEVVYAVGEALRIIDGYEPPASPYTEVPPVAGVGHGATEAPRGVLYHRYEIDADGLVADATMVPPTAQNQGAIEDDLRRMAQAAIGERDPDDDELTALCERAIRNHDPCISCSTHFLDLTVVRTSGPTTGGHRA, translated from the coding sequence GTGACGCACCGCGGATCCCGTGTCCTGCACGTCGGCTCGCTGTCCCGGGTCGAGGGCGAGGGCGCGCTGCGCCTGCACGTGCACGACCGCACGGTCACCGAGGCACGGCTGGAGATCTACGAGCCGCCGCGCTTCTTCGAGGCGTTCCTGCGCGGCCGGTCCTACACCGAGCCGCCCGACATCACCGCCCGGGTGTGCGGGATCTGCCCGGTGGCCTACCAGATGAGCGCCTGCGCGGCGATCGAGGACGCCTGCGGGGTCGAGGTGGACCCGGCGATCCGGGATCTGCGCCGGCTGCTGTACTGCGGCGAGTGGATCGAGAGCCAGGCCCTGCACATCTATCTGCTGCACGCCCCGGACTTCCTGGGCCACCCCAGCGCGATCGACCTGGCCCGCACGCACCGGGCCGAGGTGGAGCGGGGGCTGCGGCTGAAGAAGGCCGGCAACGACATCATGGAGCTGGTCGGCGGCCGCGCCGTGCACCCGATCAACGTACGGCTGGGCGGCTTCCACCGCGCCCCGGCCCGCACCGAACTGCGGCCGCTGCGCGAGGAGTTGCAGCGGGCGCTGGACGACGCGTGGGAGACCGTGCGCTGGGTGGCGGGCTTCGACTTCCCCGAGGCGCGCACCGACGCGGACCTGCTGGCGCTGGCCGAGGCGGACACGTACGCGATCGAGGGCGGCACACCGACCGTGCTGCGCGCCGACGGCAGCCGCGGCTCCTTCCCCGTAGGGCAGTTCACCGACCATGTCAGCGAGACCCATGTGGCCCACTCCACCGCGCTGCACTCGCGGCTCGACGGGCGGCTGCATCTGACGGGCTCGCTGGCCCGGTTCGCGGTCAGCGGCTCCCTGCTGTCGCCGGTGGCGCTGGAGGCGGCCGTGGCGGCGGGGCTCGGTGACCCGCGCGAGGGCGCGGTGTGCCGCAACCCGTTCCGGTCCATCCTGGTGCGGGCGGTGGAGGTGGTGTACGCCGTCGGCGAGGCGCTGCGCATCATCGACGGCTACGAGCCGCCCGCGTCCCCGTACACCGAGGTGCCGCCGGTGGCGGGCGTCGGGCACGGCGCCACGGAGGCTCCGCGCGGGGTGCTCTACCACCGCTACGAGATCGACGCCGACGGCCTGGTCGCCGACGCGACGATGGTGCCGCCCACCGCCCAGAACCAGGGTGCGATCGAGGACGACCTGCGCCGGATGGCCCAGGCCGCCATCGGCGAACGCGACCCGGACGACGACGAGCTGACGGCCCTGTGCGAACGCGCGATCCGCAACCACGACCCGTGCATCTCGTGCTCCACCCACTTCCTCGACCTGACCGTCGTCCGTACCTCGGGCCCGACCACGGGAGGCCACCGTGCCTGA
- a CDS encoding CBS domain-containing protein encodes MPESPYTVSDVMTQTVIAVGRDASFKEIVGLIDQWKVSALPVLVGEGRVIGVVSEADLLPKEEFRDGGEEDAERAERQKAAALTAGELMSTPAVTVHADASVAEAARIMARRHVKRLPVVDSVGILQGVVSRSDLLKVFLRDDEEIAEEVRHSVLGQLPITTPLTVSVADGVVTLGGVLPDRTLVPIVARAVRAVEGVVDIRLDLTHR; translated from the coding sequence GTGCCTGAATCTCCGTACACCGTGAGCGATGTGATGACGCAGACCGTCATAGCCGTCGGGCGCGACGCCTCCTTCAAGGAGATCGTCGGCCTGATCGACCAGTGGAAGGTGAGCGCCCTGCCCGTCCTGGTCGGCGAGGGCCGGGTCATCGGCGTGGTCTCCGAGGCGGATCTGCTGCCCAAGGAGGAGTTCCGCGACGGGGGCGAGGAGGACGCGGAGCGCGCCGAGCGGCAGAAGGCGGCCGCGCTGACCGCGGGCGAGCTGATGAGCACCCCCGCGGTGACCGTGCACGCCGATGCCTCCGTCGCCGAGGCCGCCCGCATCATGGCCCGCCGGCACGTCAAGCGGCTGCCGGTGGTGGACTCGGTGGGCATCCTGCAGGGCGTGGTCAGCCGCAGCGACCTGCTGAAGGTCTTCCTGCGGGACGACGAGGAGATCGCCGAGGAGGTCCGGCACAGCGTCCTGGGCCAGCTGCCGATCACCACTCCCCTGACGGTGAGCGTGGCCGACGGTGTGGTCACCCTCGGCGGCGTGCTGCCCGACCGTACCCTCGTGCCGATCGTGGCGCGGGCGGTGCGGGCCGTGGAGGGTGTCGTGGACATCCGGCTGGACCTGACGCACCGATGA